The following proteins are co-located in the Larimichthys crocea isolate SSNF chromosome XXIV, L_crocea_2.0, whole genome shotgun sequence genome:
- the ankrd63 gene encoding uncharacterized protein ankrd63, translating into MMRPKDLRQGSGTKTFLDAMHGGKVHLARFILDALDGRIINSKTENSRTPLMYAVCLQDPGTRAKFTRLLLEKGADVNCQDEDCRTALSLACEMGHLDVVKLLVQFNADPDVSDAWGNSALMYAAYSGHSQVLEFLVRAFKRLGLRLDRTNNAGHSAIEVANFFGHNHCVQILNFPCRRGAGTDDPLGDSGTTGEGECRLPNRLPRHVLERFSKQLNNNEDQLPGVFQRQLKIGDSSSRLWNRFRCPRSQSQEDNHRHSWALPPQIEKSQTEGDHSVLFTAKQLQNVHLREVREAKTLNPLPKPSQKDVSRDNGLQEQTPLSFPLWGKAKSFNLDLLSTRKQSYQGDVRDMSLSASKLKRASLQDERCLIDKIECQGNTRGLTNDADKTVSMPKPLLNGKSQPARALEENVKSQKEEANDIASSSRREQKRGSFGPTGRHNKLLFARGEIESGKIPNRTPGFMGLGTRLLRRFTAPEFMRMVIDCSSSSSNGRGRMSRSETFPLSHTHQQVNSQPSVDSISGVKCEFESCSSQSALD; encoded by the coding sequence ATGATGCGACCGAAAGATTTACGCCAGGGCTCTGGCACCAAGACCTTCCTAGATGCCATGCACGGTGGTAAAGTACACCTGGCACGCTTTATCCTGGACGCCTTGGACGGACGCATCATCAACTCTAAGACAGAAAACAGCCGCACCCCGCTCATGTACGCTGTTTGCCTGCAAGACCCTGGGACCAGGGCCAAGTTTACCCGTCTGCTGCTGGAAAAAGGGGCAGATGTCAACTGCCAAGATGAGGACTGTCGTACGGCCCTGAGCCTTGCCTGTGAAATGGGTCACCTGGACGTGGTCAAGCTTCTAGTGCAGTTCAATGCTGACCCGGATGTCTCTGACGCCTGGGGTAACAGCGCTCTGATGTATGCTGCCTATTCTGGGCACAGCCAGGTTCTGGAGTTCCTGGTCCGGGCTTTCAAAAGATTGGGACTAAGGCTGGACAGAACCAACAATGCTGGTCACTCAGCCATCGAGGTGGCCAACTTCTTCGGACACAACCACTGTGTGCAGATTCTGAACTTTCCATGCAGGAGGGGTGCTGGTACAGATGATCCTCTCGGTGATTCGGGTACCACTGGTGAAGGAGAGTGCCGGCTGCCCAACAGGCTCCCCAGACACGTTCTGGAGAGGTTCTCCAAGCAGCTGAATAACAATGAAGACCAACTGCCCGGTGTATttcagagacagctgaagattggagacagcagcagcaggctgtggaACCGTTTCAGATGTCCCAGGAGCCAGTCTCAAGAGGACAACCATCGCCACAGCTGGGCTCTGCCTCCTCAGATAGAGAAAAGCCAGACTGAGGGGGATCACAGCGTTCTCTTCACTGCCAAACAACTGCAAAACGTCCACCTTAGAGAGGTAAGAGAGGCTAAAACACTGAACCCTCTGCCTAAACCAAGCCAGAAAGATGTCAGCCGAGATAATGGACTCCAAGAGCAAACACCACTAAGTTTTCCTCTCTGGGGAAAAGCAAAGTCTTTTAACCTGGATCTCCTGAGCACCAGAAAGCAGTCCTATCAGGGTGACGTGCGTGACATGAGCCTGTCAGCCAGCAAATTAAAGAGAGCCTCGCTACAGGATGAGAGATGCCTGATAGACAAGATTGAATGTCAAGGGAACACCCGGGGCCTGACAAACGATGCTGACAAAACTGTCTCAATGCCAAAACCTCTTTTAAACGGCAAGAGCCAGCCTGCGAGAGCACTCGAGGAGAATGTCAAATCACAGAAAGAAGAGGCAAATGACATAGCTTCATCAAGCAGAAGAGAGCAGAAGAGGGGAAGCTTTGGCCCGACCGGCAGACACAACAAACTGCTGTTTGCCAGAGGGGAGATAGAGTCGGGGAAGATCCCAAACCGTACACCGGGATTCATGGGTCTGGGGACCAGACTGCTGCGTCGATTTACTGCACCAGAGTTTATGAGGATGGTGATAGACTGTTCGTCAAGCTCCTCAAATGGCCGAGGGCGGATGTCCCGCTCTGAaaccttccctctctctcacacacatcagCAGGTCAACAGCCAGCCGAGCGTCGACAGCATCAGTGGAGTGAAGTGTGAGTTTGAAAGCTGCTCATCTCAGTCTGCCCTCGATTAG